The DNA window AACCATGGCTTCCCGCAATCTCATTCAGTTTAGCCACAAGTTCTACCGGACTCATCTCTTTTCCATCCAACGCGACAGGCATGCCTTTTTCAAAGGTTATTTCCACATATACCGGATCCTTAGGGGCCTTCTCGGGAGAAACCGTCCATTCAAAGGCTTCCTCAGGCGGCTCTATCCAAGGATCTTCCAATACCCCGCACTCTATACTCCTTCCCCAGAGGTTCTGGTCTATGCTGAAAGGATTTTCCTTCCCAACCGGGACGGGAATTCCATTCTTAGCAGCATAATCGATTTCCTCCTCTCGGGACATGTTCCATTCCCTTACCGGGGCTATAACTTTCAGTTCCGGCGAGAGCGCCGCTACCGACAAATCGAATCTCACCTGGTCGTTGCCTTTTCCAGTACAGCCGTGAGCAACTGCAAAAGCCCCCTCCTTTTTTGCAATTTCTACTAGATATTTGGCTATAAGTGGTCTTGATAAGGCTGTACTGATAGGATATACTCCCTCGTATAGGGCATTCGCCTTTAATGCTTTAAAAGCGTAATCTTTTATGAATTCTTCTTTAACATCTGCTACGTAGCACTTTTCAGCACCTATGCGCAATGCCTTTTCCTTTATAAAATCCAAGTCTTTCCCCTCTCCCAAATCTGCACAAAACGCTATTACTTCACAATCATATTTTTCCTTTAACCATTTAATAGCCACAGAGGTGTCAAGACCCCCGGAATAGGCAAGCACTATCTTTTTCATAAAGTATGTCCCCCTTTTTTACTTTTAAATCAAAGCAATAAAGCAAGGATGGCCTTTTCAACGTGCAGGCGGTTTTCAGCCTGATCAAACACTACGGAATTAGGTCCGTCTATGACCTCATCTGTAATTTCTTCGCCCCGATGCGCCGGAAGACAATGCATAACAATTACATCGGGCTTTGCTGCCTCAAGAAGTTCTTTATTTACCTGATATCCCGAAAAAATCTTTTTTCTTTCGATTTCCTCTTTTTCTTGCCCCATGCTGGTCCATACGTCGGTATATATTATATCCGCTTCCAGTGCTGCTTCTTTAGGATCTTCCGTCACTATAATTTGGGAATTATTAGTTTTAGCATGGAAAATCGCATTTTCCAGCAATTCTGGCTTCGGCTGGTATTCTTTGGGAGATGCAATTGCTAGGTTTACACCCATCTTTGCGCAGCCGAAGATCAAAGAATTCGCCATATTATTGGCCCCATCGCCAATAAAGGCAAGTTTTAGTCCCGCAAGAGCGTTCTTTTTTTCCAAAATTGTCAAGAAATCTGCCAACACCTGGCAGGGATGCTCGAAATCAGAAAGGCCGTTTATCACCGGGATATCGGCATATTTTGCGAGGATTTGCACGTCTTCATGAGAATACGCCCTTATTACTATTCCATCCAAGTATCTCGAAAGGACTCTGGCAGTATCCTCCAGCGTTTCTCCCCGTCCCAACTGCAGGTCGTTTTTATTTAAAAACAGAGGATAGCCTCCCAATTGCCACATCGCCACTTCAAACGAAACCCTTGTCCTGGTAGAAGGTTTTTGAAATATCATCCCCAAGGTTTTCCCCTTAAGCGGTTTATAA is part of the Caldanaerovirga acetigignens genome and encodes:
- a CDS encoding argininosuccinate synthase, coding for MKKIVLAYSGGLDTSVAIKWLKEKYDCEVIAFCADLGEGKDLDFIKEKALRIGAEKCYVADVKEEFIKDYAFKALKANALYEGVYPISTALSRPLIAKYLVEIAKKEGAFAVAHGCTGKGNDQVRFDLSVAALSPELKVIAPVREWNMSREEEIDYAAKNGIPVPVGKENPFSIDQNLWGRSIECGVLEDPWIEPPEEAFEWTVSPEKAPKDPVYVEITFEKGMPVALDGKEMSPVELVAKLNEIAGSHGFGRIDHVEDRLVGIKSREVYECPASCLLIEAHRQLESLTLPKEVLHFKYIIEQKYAEIVYNGLWFSPLKKALDAFIEETQEVVNGIVKVKLYKGNATVVGRKSPQSLYDIKLATYAEGDLFDHKAAVGFITLWGLPTKVYAQVNKKNADNGGS
- the argF gene encoding ornithine carbamoyltransferase; the protein is MKADVLEFQKDAHLKGKDLLGMYDLSKNEIAEIIKFSRLIKRIGTYGGGYKPLKGKTLGMIFQKPSTRTRVSFEVAMWQLGGYPLFLNKNDLQLGRGETLEDTARVLSRYLDGIVIRAYSHEDVQILAKYADIPVINGLSDFEHPCQVLADFLTILEKKNALAGLKLAFIGDGANNMANSLIFGCAKMGVNLAIASPKEYQPKPELLENAIFHAKTNNSQIIVTEDPKEAALEADIIYTDVWTSMGQEKEEIERKKIFSGYQVNKELLEAAKPDVIVMHCLPAHRGEEITDEVIDGPNSVVFDQAENRLHVEKAILALLL